Proteins from one Pectinophora gossypiella chromosome 19, ilPecGoss1.1, whole genome shotgun sequence genomic window:
- the LOC126375669 gene encoding leucine-rich repeat-containing protein 24-like, whose product MSMRVAWARWYWIVIFTTCAARTGSDWLDCVHIASCTCKWSSGKKTALCASSDLRRPPALSSDIQVLDLHDNPLRSLPQEVFANIGLLNLQKLNLRATKLRSIHADAFLELRILIEVDLGDNDLSSLPKDIFRGNERLRLVVLSNNPLTTLVADQFPSLPHLRMLLLDGCRLRSIHTNALRNLKSLETIDLRRNQLTFLRLITFSLPALKMISLSGNPWRCDCRLREFKDWFLESKLGNEELVCVEPSAQAGNKWKNVDSESMACPPEVRSSTLVVRAEVGVATSFGCWVHGVPKPKVTWLYDGTDVHNSTVDCEMEEVETEIEDDSEDRVPGSVRWVNITLLNVTSSAAGEWTCVAKSVSGEARAIISLVLPRSQTATARTAPGIPQLLGVVFGALGILASLGFIGAVACWHMRRRTVPPSRSFTDQEKRLIDASVVVSCDRSIGDMASPCDFELTERSLSVDDQPRGCGFDPVHITIEGTPGAFPPPPAEFAVPVPYGNIFISVQVAGRGGEPGTYPDLLSGGATLPRRNRNCCAGAPAYDNMGPRVTAAGSSTWSLPGASSENIEVSETPVLTLPPPPPEFVSL is encoded by the coding sequence ATGAGTATGCGCGTGGCTTGGGCCAGATGGTACTGGATTGTGATCTTCACGACGTGCGCCGCGAGGACTGGCAGCGACTGGCTGGACTGCGTCCACATTGCCTCCTGTACCTGCAAGTGGTCCTCGGGCAAGAAGACTGCCCTCTGCGCCTCCAGTGACCTGCGCCGCCCGCCAGCTCTCTCATCAGACATCCAAGTCCTCGATCTCCACGACAACCCACTACGAAGTCTCCCTCAGGAAGTCTTCGCTAATATCGGCCTCTTAAATTTACAAAAACTTAATCTAAGAGCGACAAAACTACGGTCCATTCATGCAGATGCATTTTTAGAATTAAGAATATTGATAGAAGTCGATTTAGGTGACAACGACCTCTCGAGCCTACCTAAGGACATATTCAGAGGCAACGAAAGACTGCGGTTAGTAGTACTAAGCAACAATCCGTTGACGACGCTCGTCGCAGACCAATTCCCATCGCTCCCGCATTTACGTATGCTGCTGTTGGACGGCTGTAGACTAAGATCGATTCATACAAACGCTTTGCGGAACTTGAAATCTCTAGAGACGATTGATTTGCGTAGAAATCAGCTTACATTCCTGCGTTTGATTACGTTCTCGTTGCCGGCGTTGAAAATGATCTCACTATCTGGCAATCCATGGCGATGCGATTGTCGACTACGTGAGTTTAAGGATTGGTTCTTAGAGAGCAAGTTAGGCAATGAAGAATTAGTTTGCGTAGAACCGTCTGCTCAAGCGGGAAATAAATGGAAAAACGTAGACAGTGAGAGTATGGCATGTCCTCCTGAAGTTCGATCCAGTACTTTGGTCGTAAGAGCAGAAGTCGGAGTAGCCACTTCTTTTGGTTGCTGGGTCCATGGAGTTCCAAAGCCAAAGGTGACATGGTTATACGacggaacagacgtgcataacAGTACTGTCGATTGTGAGATGGAAGAGGTGGAGACAGAAATAGAAGACGATTCCGAAGATAGAGTACCTGGAAGTGTGAGATGGGTGAATATTACACTACTAAATGTGACGTCAAGCGCTGCCGGAGAATGGACATGTGTAGCTAAAAGTGTATCTGGAGAAGCGCGGGCGATCATAAGTCTAGTCTTACCGAGATCACAGACTGCAACAGCTCGTACTGCGCCAGGCATTCCTCAACTTCTAGGAGTCGTCTTTGGTGCATTAGGTATTCTAGCATCACTTGGGTTTATAGGGGCTGTCGCCTGCTGGCATATGAGAAGACGAACAGTTCCCCCAAGTCGAAGTTTCACAGACCAAGAGAAACGGTTAATAGATGCATCAGTAGTTGTTAGTTGTGACCGATCCATAGGCGATATGGCGTCGCCGTGTGACTTCGAACTGACTGAGAGATCACTATCAGTCGATGACCAGCCAAGAGGATGTGGGTTTGACCCAGTCCATATAACAATTGAAGGCACACCAGGCGCATTTCCACCACCTCCGGCAGAGTTTGCAGTTCCAGTTCCTTACGGAAACATCTTCATATCAGTGCAGGTGGCTGGAAGAGGAGGGGAACCGGGGACGTATCCTGATCTGCTGAGTGGAGGAGCAACATTGCCGCGCCGAAATAGAAATTGCTGCGCTGGTGCTCCTGCTTACGACAACATGGGGCCTAGAGTGACAGCTGCAGGCAGCTCTACTTGGTCGTTGCCAGGCGCCAGTTCTGAGAACATTGAAGTATCTGAGACCCCTGTCTTGACCCTGCCACCTCCGCCGCCGGAGTTCGTCTCCCTTTAG